In Prunus dulcis chromosome 2, ALMONDv2, whole genome shotgun sequence, a single genomic region encodes these proteins:
- the LOC117620240 gene encoding disease resistance protein RGA2-like — MAEGVLFNIVQGIIERLGSRAFEEIGLVWGVNDELQKLQLLVSRLRAVLLDAEQKQANNEAVKEWLQSVEDEVYEADDVLDEFYTEAQWRQMVPGNNKVSKQ, encoded by the exons ATGGCAGAAGGAGTCCTCTTCAACATTGTACAAGGGATCATTGAAAGGTTAGGCTCCCGTGCTTTTGAAGAGATTGGATTGGTTTGGGGTGTCAACGATGAGCTCCAAAAGCTTCAGCTTCTAGTTTCCCGACTCCGAGCTGTTCTTCTTGATGCTGAGCAAAAGCAAGCCAACAATGAAGCAGTCAAAGAGTGGCTCCAAAGCGTAGAAGATGAAGTTTATGAAGCTGATGACGTGCTCGATGAGTTTTATACTGAAGCTCAGTGGAGACAAATGGTGCCTGGAAATAATAAAGTGTCAAAGCAG tga